One stretch of Aythya fuligula isolate bAytFul2 chromosome 24, bAytFul2.pri, whole genome shotgun sequence DNA includes these proteins:
- the RPL27 gene encoding 60S ribosomal protein L27 — protein MGKFMKPGKVVLVLAGRYSGRKAVIVKNIDDGTSDRPYSHALVAGIDRYPRKVTAAMGKKKIAKRSKIKSFVKVYNYNHLMPTRYSVDIPLDKTVVNKDVFRDPALKRKARREAKVKFEERYKTGKNKWFFQKLRF, from the exons ATGGGCAAGTTTATGAAGCCGGGGAAGGTGGTGCTGGTGCTCGCCGGCCGCTACTCGGGTCGCAAGGCCGTCATCGTCAAG AACATCGATGATGGCACCTCCGACCGGCCCTACAGCCACGCACTGGTGGCGGGCATCGATCGCTACCCGCGGAAGGTGACGGCGGCCATGGGCAAGAAGAAGATAGCGAAGAGGTCCAAGATCAAGTCGTTCGTGAAGGTTTACAACTACAACCACCTGATGCCCACCCG GTATTCCGTTGACATTCCCCTGGACAAAACCGTTGTCAATAAGGACGTGTTCAGGGACCCCGCTCTGAAACGCAAAGCGAGGCGTGAAGCCAAGGTGAAGTTTGAGGAGAG gtACAAGACGGGCAAGAACAAGTGGTTCTTCCAGAAGCTACGATTCTAA